One genomic region from Gammaproteobacteria bacterium encodes:
- a CDS encoding FAD-dependent oxidoreductase — protein sequence MKTHARAVVIGGGLVGCSILYHLTKLGWSDVVLLERDELTSGSTWHAAAGIHGLHDHNNISKLQYYTMQLYEELERETGQGCGIFQPGSLYLAQTRDREYQLRMQAAKARYFQVEFHELSRVEAERMHPLANFDGIRCIMYEPDGGNVDPSGVTYAYAKGARQRGAEIERFTPVIATIPRSDGSWDVDTEKGSIHTGVVINAGGLWAREVAAMAGFELPLMPLEHQYFVTETIPEIEALERRLPLVADRDGEYYMRQEGQGLLVGAYEKDGRYWAEQGTPMDFGHELLDQDLERIEDNLMRACERVPMLGEAGVKRVINGPMIWSPDSSALIGPVPELDNYFCCCGIIPGFSQSGGLGLTMAQWIVEGEPEMDLFPWDLARFGAWATKPFTRARTLDQYAHRFKIHFPYEER from the coding sequence TTGAAAACGCATGCGCGGGCCGTGGTTATTGGCGGTGGGCTGGTTGGCTGTTCGATTCTTTACCATTTGACCAAGCTTGGCTGGTCCGACGTGGTATTACTGGAGCGAGACGAGTTGACGTCGGGTTCGACCTGGCATGCGGCAGCCGGTATTCACGGCCTGCACGATCATAATAATATATCGAAGCTGCAGTACTACACGATGCAGCTTTACGAAGAACTGGAACGGGAAACCGGGCAGGGCTGCGGCATTTTCCAGCCGGGTTCGCTTTACCTTGCGCAGACCCGCGACCGGGAATACCAGCTGCGCATGCAGGCTGCCAAGGCGCGCTACTTCCAGGTCGAGTTTCACGAGTTGTCACGTGTCGAGGCCGAGCGCATGCACCCGTTGGCGAACTTCGACGGGATCCGCTGCATCATGTACGAACCCGACGGTGGCAATGTCGATCCCTCCGGTGTGACTTACGCCTATGCCAAGGGTGCACGCCAGCGCGGCGCCGAGATAGAGCGTTTCACGCCGGTCATCGCGACAATCCCACGCAGCGACGGCAGCTGGGATGTCGACACCGAAAAGGGCAGCATCCATACCGGGGTGGTGATTAATGCCGGCGGTTTGTGGGCGCGCGAAGTGGCCGCAATGGCCGGTTTCGAGCTGCCGTTGATGCCGCTTGAACACCAGTACTTCGTCACCGAAACCATTCCAGAAATCGAAGCGCTTGAAAGGCGCTTGCCGCTCGTCGCCGATCGGGATGGCGAGTACTACATGCGCCAGGAAGGGCAGGGGCTGCTGGTCGGTGCCTATGAAAAAGACGGGCGCTACTGGGCCGAGCAGGGCACACCGATGGATTTCGGTCACGAACTGCTGGACCAGGACCTCGAGCGTATCGAGGACAACCTGATGCGTGCCTGCGAACGTGTACCAATGCTGGGCGAGGCCGGGGTTAAGCGCGTGATCAATGGTCCGATGATCTGGTCACCCGATAGTTCCGCGTTGATTGGACCGGTACCTGAGCTTGACAATTATTTCTGTTGCTGCGGCATTATCCCCGGGTTTTCGCAATCGGGGGGTCTCGGTTTGACCATGGCGCAGTGGATCGTCGAGGGGGAGCCAGAGATGGACCTGTTTCCGTGGGACCTGGCGCGTTTCGGTGCCTGGGCGACGAAACCCTTTACCCGGGCGCGCACACTGGATCAGTATGCGCATCGATTCAAGATTCATTTTCCCTACGAAGAGCGC
- a CDS encoding gamma-glutamylcyclotransferase produces the protein MKINYFAFGSNLSSTRLLERIPEATKHCVAILQQHRLCWHKKGQDLSGKCDIAFTGNPEDAVYGVVYLVTHDEKLELDAYEGAGIGYERREIQVTALHGEVIEVFTYYGIEIDQRRQPYHWYKEHVLRGALEHDLPLHYVEHIRVTPSIDDHDAERHHRELAIYPENP, from the coding sequence ATGAAGATTAACTATTTCGCCTTCGGCTCCAATCTGTCGAGTACGCGCCTGCTGGAGCGAATTCCCGAGGCCACCAAGCATTGCGTCGCCATTTTACAGCAGCATCGGCTTTGCTGGCACAAGAAAGGCCAGGATCTATCGGGCAAGTGCGACATTGCCTTTACCGGCAACCCGGAAGATGCCGTCTACGGTGTGGTTTACCTGGTGACGCACGACGAAAAGCTGGAGCTCGATGCCTACGAAGGCGCCGGGATCGGCTACGAACGCAGAGAAATCCAGGTTACCGCGCTACATGGCGAAGTCATCGAAGTCTTTACCTACTATGGAATCGAAATCGATCAACGGCGACAGCCATATCACTGGTACAAGGAACACGTACTGCGCGGTGCGCTGGAACACGACTTGCCGCTACACTACGTCGAACATATTCGCGTGACGCCGTCGATCGATGATCACGATGCGGAACGTCACCATCGCGAGCTTGCAATCTATCCGGAGAACCCATGA
- a CDS encoding aminotransferase class V-fold PLP-dependent enzyme, which produces MFETSLMNQIRERFCHVDTCPYQGPRIFFENAGGALTLKSVVEVNTQLAGIPDNQGRDNPASHELVRIISEARDNMRLFLGVKDGPVFTGESGTELIFRMVRAAALGSPEGGNMIGSTLEHPATVSASKRWAKIAGKKFRAAVHSNDSATITAEDYARIVDSDTRVATIIHTSPVTGMTVDIPAVVKVIRAASPDCIIILDGIQHAAHGGLAIDEYDVDGYAVSAYKVFSRHNYGFAWLSPRLATLPHDHLDGTPDDFWELGTRDTSAFACTTKVIEYFDWLGSHFTDSSDRRIRILAAGEAIGEHEHDLIELMINGNDKQHGLRDMPEVYVIGGHDNPAREGMVSIIVEGKPCAEVVADLNARGIRTHVRKADYFSGNILEPLGRPTCIRVSMCHYNTDQEVLTFLHELETIIATHREPGASAA; this is translated from the coding sequence ATGTTTGAAACCAGCCTGATGAACCAGATCCGCGAGCGTTTTTGTCACGTGGATACCTGCCCCTACCAGGGGCCGCGCATATTCTTTGAAAACGCCGGCGGCGCGCTGACGCTGAAATCGGTGGTTGAAGTCAATACTCAATTAGCGGGAATTCCGGACAACCAGGGACGCGATAACCCTGCCTCGCATGAACTGGTGCGGATCATTTCCGAGGCGCGCGACAACATGCGCCTCTTTCTCGGAGTCAAGGATGGCCCGGTATTTACCGGTGAAAGCGGCACCGAGCTTATTTTCCGCATGGTACGCGCTGCAGCATTGGGATCGCCAGAGGGTGGCAATATGATAGGTAGTACGCTCGAACATCCGGCTACCGTGAGCGCGAGTAAACGCTGGGCCAAAATCGCCGGCAAGAAATTCCGCGCCGCGGTACATAGTAACGACAGCGCCACGATTACGGCCGAGGATTACGCCCGCATTGTAGATAGCGATACCCGCGTGGCGACGATTATTCATACCAGCCCGGTAACCGGCATGACCGTGGATATCCCGGCGGTGGTCAAGGTCATCCGCGCGGCCTCTCCCGATTGCATAATCATTCTCGATGGTATCCAGCACGCGGCCCACGGCGGCCTTGCCATCGACGAATACGATGTCGATGGTTACGCGGTTTCGGCCTACAAGGTGTTTTCACGTCATAACTATGGATTTGCGTGGCTGTCGCCGCGCCTAGCAACCCTGCCGCATGACCACCTGGATGGCACTCCGGATGATTTCTGGGAACTGGGCACCCGGGATACCTCGGCGTTCGCCTGTACCACGAAAGTGATCGAATACTTTGACTGGCTCGGTTCGCATTTCACCGATTCCTCCGACCGACGGATCCGAATACTGGCAGCGGGTGAAGCCATTGGCGAGCATGAACACGATCTGATCGAGTTAATGATCAACGGCAACGACAAGCAGCACGGATTGCGTGATATGCCCGAGGTTTACGTGATCGGCGGGCACGATAATCCTGCTCGCGAGGGTATGGTGTCGATCATTGTCGAAGGTAAGCCCTGTGCCGAGGTGGTTGCCGACCTCAATGCCAGGGGAATTCGAACACACGTGCGCAAGGCAGATTATTTTTCCGGCAACATCCTCGAACCGTTGGGGCGACCGACCTGTATCCGGGTATCCATGTGTCATTACAATACCGACCAGGAAGTACTCACTTTTCTGCATGAACTCGAAACCATTATCGCCACACACCGGGAACCGGGGGCCAGCGCGGCCTAG
- a CDS encoding DUF4266 domain-containing protein: MKTRLCSLILCALIGASGCSSLGVKPWERNLLAREDMLIDADALDLAFDEHIYFSKEASSGGQGFAGGGCGCN, translated from the coding sequence ATGAAAACCAGGCTCTGCTCATTGATTCTGTGCGCGCTGATCGGCGCGAGTGGTTGTTCGTCCCTCGGCGTTAAGCCCTGGGAGCGTAACCTGCTGGCACGCGAAGACATGCTGATAGACGCGGATGCGCTCGACCTCGCCTTCGATGAACACATTTACTTCAGTAAAGAAGCCTCCAGCGGTGGCCAGGGATTTGCCGGCGGTGGCTGCGGATGCAATTAA
- a CDS encoding TlpA family protein disulfide reductase: protein MRMILLLILLATSPVQAEIYNISQLDLKNHQGKVVYLDFWASWCKPCQRSFPWMNNLMSKYPAENFTVITINLDAESEAMHQFLSKVPANFDIYHDPSGQIAEQFKIEGMPTSYLIDSSGKVVKKHIGFYTKHIEKYEREIEELL, encoded by the coding sequence ATGAGAATGATACTGCTATTGATACTGTTGGCTACCTCCCCGGTGCAGGCCGAGATCTACAACATCAGCCAGCTGGATCTGAAGAACCACCAGGGTAAAGTCGTTTACCTGGATTTCTGGGCTTCCTGGTGCAAGCCCTGCCAGAGATCCTTCCCGTGGATGAACAACCTGATGAGCAAGTATCCGGCTGAAAATTTTACTGTTATCACGATAAACCTCGATGCCGAATCTGAAGCGATGCACCAGTTTCTCAGCAAGGTCCCGGCTAATTTCGATATCTATCACGATCCCAGCGGGCAAATTGCCGAGCAGTTCAAAATTGAAGGCATGCCTACTTCCTACCTGATCGACAGCAGCGGCAAGGTAGTAAAGAAACATATTGGTTTCTATACCAAGCATATCGAAAAATACGAACGCGAAATCGAGGAGTTACTATGA
- a CDS encoding iron-containing alcohol dehydrogenase encodes MGCQYFAPCDHGADTFTIAIPKLTFGRGCLREAGARAAGLGMTRVGLFTDPYLRESAYVATVLESLGQAGLDVAVFDEITIEADDASVERGAAFFAEGGFDGVVSVGGGSVMDTAKASMLYALDPPDEFLDYFAPPLGAGRPMPRKLLPHLACATTSGTGSECTSISVLRISDLATKFVLANRVLLPQEALVDPACSDTLPAMVVASTGFDLLCHALECYTAKAYTRWDRMDDPLKRPPIQGANPWSDLAARKALEIAGEYLERGVNNAEDHEARDQLMWGASLAGMAFGNTGTHLGHALSYGVTHLMHDVTTDGYPVKSPFVPHGISVVVSAPAIFRYTAEAAPERHFEAAGYLQSDLQGAGVDDSGAALAKRIIGLMRKTGVPNGLSGVGFGPADVPALAASTARQVRAIANSPRETNLVDIENIYAAAMSY; translated from the coding sequence ATGGGCTGTCAATATTTCGCTCCCTGCGATCATGGCGCAGATACTTTCACGATCGCTATTCCGAAACTGACTTTCGGCCGCGGCTGCCTGCGCGAAGCGGGCGCGCGTGCCGCCGGGCTTGGCATGACGCGGGTGGGATTGTTTACCGACCCATATTTGCGCGAAAGCGCTTACGTTGCGACAGTACTGGAATCGCTGGGACAGGCCGGGCTCGATGTCGCCGTATTCGACGAGATAACGATCGAGGCCGATGACGCCAGCGTCGAGCGCGGTGCGGCTTTTTTCGCCGAGGGCGGTTTCGACGGCGTGGTCTCGGTCGGCGGCGGCTCGGTGATGGATACCGCCAAGGCCTCCATGCTCTATGCGCTGGATCCGCCTGACGAATTTCTCGATTACTTCGCGCCGCCACTCGGTGCCGGCAGGCCGATGCCGCGCAAGTTGCTGCCACACCTGGCCTGCGCCACGACTTCGGGGACCGGTTCCGAATGCACGTCGATATCGGTGCTGCGCATCAGCGATCTGGCGACCAAGTTTGTGCTCGCCAACCGGGTGTTGCTGCCGCAGGAAGCGCTGGTCGATCCGGCCTGCAGCGATACGCTGCCGGCGATGGTTGTCGCGTCGACTGGCTTCGACCTGTTATGTCATGCGCTCGAGTGCTATACAGCGAAGGCCTATACCCGCTGGGACAGGATGGATGATCCGCTGAAACGGCCACCGATCCAGGGTGCCAACCCGTGGAGTGATCTGGCCGCACGCAAGGCGCTGGAGATCGCCGGTGAGTACCTGGAGCGCGGTGTCAATAATGCTGAGGATCACGAGGCACGCGACCAGTTAATGTGGGGCGCCTCGCTGGCCGGCATGGCGTTTGGTAACACCGGCACCCATCTCGGGCACGCGCTTTCCTACGGGGTTACGCACCTGATGCACGATGTCACCACCGATGGTTACCCGGTTAAATCCCCGTTTGTCCCGCATGGCATCAGTGTCGTGGTCTCGGCGCCCGCGATATTCCGTTACACTGCCGAAGCTGCCCCCGAGCGTCATTTCGAGGCAGCCGGCTATCTGCAGTCAGACTTACAGGGAGCCGGTGTCGATGATTCCGGCGCAGCGCTCGCCAAACGCATCATCGGGTTGATGCGTAAAACCGGAGTTCCGAACGGATTGAGTGGCGTTGGATTTGGTCCAGCTGACGTTCCAGCGCTGGCTGCATCCACCGCGCGTCAGGTGCGCGCGATCGCGAATTCACCGCGCGAAACCAATCTTGTAGATATCGAAAATATTTACGCAGCCGCGATGAGCTACTAA
- a CDS encoding DUF3570 domain-containing protein, with protein sequence MQLKKKKIAGILSAATCTLLGSPTQAADNGWDIDSAILFYAEDNDRIEAVEPVISATKDLGDDESLSMKLVVDSLTGASATGAVPSTTVQTFTRPSGKGSYDVDANETPLDDTFKDTRVAFSMNWEKPIDRNNRSNLGFNVSKEYDFTSISGNAMWQHDTNQKNTTYSYGINIELDDFDPVGGVPNPLTRMVDQDKGDSSDTRNILDLIFGVTQVIDRTSLFQVNLSLSESDGYLTDPYKFVSVVDNTTGEPSNQLFENRPDSRSRQSIYGKYKKMFANKDIFTASYRFMTDDWGVDSNTFDFTYRFRLNEGYFIEPHLRWYQQTEADFYHYFLRDGEPVPAEASADYRLGEMEATTVGVKFGKQISDQHHWSVRLEQYLQSGDSSPSEAFGQLAQQDLYPDVEATIVQFTYSFEW encoded by the coding sequence ATGCAATTAAAGAAAAAGAAAATTGCAGGCATACTTTCTGCGGCGACCTGCACTTTACTCGGTAGTCCTACGCAAGCGGCGGATAACGGCTGGGACATCGACAGTGCGATACTTTTCTACGCTGAAGACAACGACCGGATTGAAGCTGTCGAACCTGTTATCAGCGCCACCAAGGATCTTGGCGATGACGAGAGCCTGTCGATGAAACTGGTCGTTGACAGCCTGACCGGCGCCTCGGCAACGGGTGCAGTGCCATCGACGACGGTACAGACATTTACCCGTCCTTCGGGCAAGGGATCCTATGATGTTGATGCAAACGAAACGCCACTCGATGACACCTTCAAGGATACCCGGGTTGCCTTCAGCATGAACTGGGAAAAACCAATTGATCGCAACAATCGCAGCAATCTCGGATTCAACGTTTCCAAGGAATACGACTTTACTTCGATTAGCGGCAACGCCATGTGGCAGCACGACACCAACCAGAAGAACACGACCTATTCCTATGGCATCAATATCGAGCTGGATGACTTTGATCCGGTTGGGGGTGTTCCTAATCCACTCACCAGGATGGTGGATCAGGACAAGGGAGACAGCTCCGACACCCGCAACATTCTTGACCTGATATTCGGAGTGACCCAGGTCATCGACAGAACCAGCCTGTTCCAGGTTAATCTTTCCCTGAGTGAATCCGATGGTTACCTGACCGATCCCTACAAGTTTGTCAGCGTCGTCGACAATACCACCGGTGAGCCAAGCAACCAGTTATTCGAGAACCGACCTGACAGCCGCTCGCGCCAGAGTATTTACGGTAAATACAAGAAAATGTTTGCCAACAAGGATATTTTTACCGCGTCATACCGGTTTATGACTGACGACTGGGGCGTCGACTCGAACACGTTTGATTTTACCTACCGCTTCAGGCTAAACGAAGGTTACTTTATCGAACCGCATCTGCGCTGGTACCAGCAAACAGAGGCCGACTTTTATCATTACTTCCTGCGCGACGGGGAACCGGTGCCGGCCGAGGCCAGTGCCGACTACCGTCTTGGTGAGATGGAAGCCACCACGGTCGGGGTAAAATTCGGCAAGCAGATCAGTGACCAGCACCACTGGTCGGTACGATTGGAACAGTACCTGCAATCGGGAGATTCGTCACCGTCCGAGGCCTTTGGACAGCTGGCCCAGCAGGACCTCTATCCTGATGTCGAGGCAACGATAGTCCAGTTTACCTACTCGTTTGAATGGTAA
- the typA gene encoding translational GTPase TypA, giving the protein MNTHRENLRNIAIIAHVDHGKTTLVDQLLRQSGTLDARAEISDRMMDTNDLEKERGITILSKNTAINWRDEQHNRDYHINIVDTPGHADFGGEVERILSMVDSVLLLVDAVEGPMPQTRFVTQKAFAMGFTPIVVINKIDREGARPDWVIDQVFNLFDRLGATDQQLDFPVIYASALEGYASNNDKDRNGDMKPLFEAIIDHVVPPEVELDGPFQLQVSSLDYDSYKGVLGIGRITRGRVSRNTAIKIVGADGKQRDGRMMQLFGFDGLQRVETETAEAGDIIVFSGIEELYISDTLCDRNQVEALPQLTVDEPTVSMTFSVNNSPFSGKDGKFLTSRQIEERLCRECLHNVALRVEQLEDADRFRVSGRGELHLGILIENMRREGYELSVSRPEVIIREIEGVDCEPYEQLTVDVEEPYQGAVMEALGKRKADLKDILPDGRGRVRLDYVIPSRGLIGFQAEFMTLSSGTGLIYHIYDHYGPRIEGAIGQRQNGVLISTATGKALAYALFNLQERGRLMIGHAEPVYEGMVVGIHSRANDLVVNPLKAKQLTNIRAAGTDENLVLTRPVKMTLEQALEFIDDDELVEVTPKSIRIRKKLLLEHERKRASRSSAA; this is encoded by the coding sequence ATGAATACGCACCGAGAAAACCTGCGAAATATCGCAATCATCGCGCATGTCGATCACGGCAAAACCACGCTGGTCGACCAGTTGCTGCGCCAGTCAGGCACCCTGGACGCCCGTGCCGAGATCAGCGATCGCATGATGGATACGAACGATCTCGAAAAAGAGCGCGGGATTACCATCCTTTCCAAGAATACTGCAATCAACTGGCGTGACGAGCAGCACAACCGTGATTACCACATCAATATCGTCGATACTCCGGGTCATGCCGATTTCGGTGGTGAGGTCGAGCGTATCCTGTCAATGGTTGATTCGGTGTTATTGCTGGTGGATGCGGTCGAAGGGCCAATGCCGCAAACCCGCTTCGTTACCCAGAAAGCTTTCGCGATGGGATTTACGCCCATTGTCGTTATCAACAAGATCGACCGGGAAGGTGCGCGCCCGGACTGGGTGATCGACCAGGTCTTCAACCTGTTCGACCGACTCGGCGCAACCGATCAGCAGCTCGACTTTCCGGTGATCTACGCATCGGCACTCGAAGGTTATGCGAGCAACAACGACAAAGACCGTAACGGTGACATGAAGCCTCTATTCGAGGCAATTATCGATCATGTAGTGCCGCCAGAGGTCGAACTCGATGGACCCTTTCAATTACAGGTCTCGAGTCTTGATTACGACAGCTACAAGGGCGTCCTCGGCATCGGTCGCATTACCCGCGGCCGCGTGTCGCGGAATACCGCGATCAAGATTGTCGGCGCCGATGGCAAACAGCGTGATGGACGTATGATGCAATTGTTCGGCTTCGATGGTCTGCAGCGGGTGGAAACCGAAACTGCCGAGGCGGGTGACATTATCGTTTTCTCAGGAATCGAGGAGCTCTACATTTCCGATACCCTGTGCGATCGCAACCAGGTCGAGGCCTTGCCACAACTGACGGTGGACGAACCGACTGTCAGCATGACCTTCAGCGTAAACAACTCACCATTTTCCGGTAAGGATGGAAAATTCCTGACTTCCCGGCAGATAGAGGAAAGATTGTGCCGCGAATGCCTGCACAATGTCGCGCTTCGCGTCGAGCAACTCGAAGATGCCGACCGGTTTCGCGTCAGTGGACGCGGTGAACTGCACCTCGGCATCCTTATTGAAAATATGCGGCGCGAGGGTTACGAGTTATCCGTCTCGCGTCCCGAGGTCATCATACGGGAAATCGAAGGCGTCGATTGCGAGCCCTACGAACAGCTGACGGTCGACGTCGAGGAACCCTACCAGGGAGCAGTCATGGAGGCGCTCGGCAAGCGCAAGGCTGACCTCAAGGATATACTGCCAGATGGTCGCGGGCGGGTTCGCCTGGACTACGTGATACCTTCGCGCGGATTGATCGGATTCCAGGCCGAGTTCATGACGCTGAGCTCGGGAACCGGGCTTATCTATCATATTTACGATCATTATGGTCCTCGCATCGAGGGCGCCATCGGCCAACGGCAGAATGGTGTCCTCATTTCAACCGCAACCGGTAAGGCGCTTGCGTACGCGTTGTTCAACCTGCAGGAACGCGGCCGCCTGATGATCGGGCATGCGGAGCCGGTTTACGAAGGCATGGTCGTCGGTATTCACAGCCGCGCCAATGACCTCGTGGTAAACCCGCTCAAGGCCAAGCAACTCACCAACATCCGGGCTGCCGGCACCGACGAAAACCTGGTCCTGACAAGGCCGGTGAAAATGACGCTCGAGCAGGCACTGGAATTCATCGACGACGATGAGCTGGTCGAAGTAACGCCGAAGAGCATTCGCATTCGTAAAAAACTGCTGCTCGAGCACGAGCGCAAGCGCGCTTCACGCAGTAGCGCCGCCTGA
- a CDS encoding FAD:protein FMN transferase, producing the protein MASPCEVLIECDQEARAQDLIALAQQEANRIEQKFSRYRDDNIIYQINQGGGTVAVDPETARLLDFAQHCYSLSEGWFDVTSGILRRAWDFSRHGSIPTQQEVEDLLPDIGWDKVNWDSPNLTLPKGMEIDLGGIGKEYAVDSTLTLLKSKADNSFMVNFGGDCSASGPMADGSSWLTGIEDPNRPGDATAVIQLKNGALATSGDVFKFIEHEGIRYGHILNPKTGWPNPGSPLSVTVAAATCTEAGILSTLAMMQGKDAEQFLDQQDIKYWCYRADA; encoded by the coding sequence ATGGCCAGCCCCTGCGAAGTCCTGATCGAATGTGACCAGGAAGCGCGGGCACAGGATCTAATTGCACTGGCGCAGCAGGAAGCAAACCGCATCGAGCAAAAATTCAGCCGCTATCGCGACGACAACATCATCTACCAGATCAACCAGGGTGGCGGAACCGTCGCGGTGGATCCGGAGACCGCGCGCCTGCTGGATTTTGCTCAACACTGCTATAGCCTGAGCGAGGGCTGGTTTGATGTCACCTCGGGGATCTTGCGACGAGCCTGGGACTTTAGCCGGCACGGCAGCATTCCAACGCAACAAGAGGTCGAAGATCTGCTACCTGACATCGGCTGGGATAAAGTGAACTGGGACAGCCCCAACCTGACGCTGCCAAAGGGCATGGAAATCGATTTAGGCGGCATTGGCAAGGAATACGCGGTCGACTCGACTCTGACCCTGCTTAAAAGCAAAGCCGATAACAGTTTCATGGTTAACTTCGGTGGTGACTGCAGTGCCAGCGGCCCGATGGCTGACGGATCGTCGTGGTTGACCGGAATCGAGGACCCGAATCGACCGGGTGACGCCACCGCGGTGATTCAATTGAAAAATGGTGCCCTCGCAACCAGTGGTGACGTGTTCAAGTTTATTGAACACGAAGGAATCCGATACGGTCATATCCTGAATCCAAAAACCGGATGGCCTAATCCCGGGTCGCCGCTGTCGGTAACCGTTGCGGCGGCAACCTGTACCGAGGCCGGAATTCTGTCAACGCTGGCGATGATGCAGGGAAAAGACGCTGAACAGTTCCTCGATCAACAAGATATCAAGTACTGGTGCTACCGAGCAGATGCGTAA
- the msrA gene encoding peptide-methionine (S)-S-oxide reductase MsrA, with product MAFVAIVSATAHPAIAARAVLAGGCFWCMESDFEKLNGVTDVISGFTGGTHPDPTYRGAHTGHYEAVEITYDPEIIDYQGILDHFWVNHDPFDARGQFCDKGPSYLAAIFVANDEERMLAEKSKQKVIEMFPGQAVVTPILPQATFFPIKGDEEYHQDYYKKSPIRYKYYRFGCGRDKRLTTIWGDQATH from the coding sequence ATGGCCTTCGTCGCAATCGTCAGCGCGACCGCGCATCCGGCTATTGCGGCCAGGGCCGTGCTTGCCGGTGGCTGTTTCTGGTGTATGGAGTCGGATTTTGAAAAGCTCAACGGTGTAACTGACGTGATATCCGGTTTTACCGGGGGTACGCATCCGGACCCAACCTATCGTGGTGCACATACCGGGCACTACGAGGCGGTCGAGATAACTTACGATCCCGAGATTATCGATTACCAGGGAATCCTGGATCATTTCTGGGTTAACCACGATCCGTTTGACGCGCGTGGACAGTTTTGCGACAAGGGGCCGAGCTATCTCGCCGCAATCTTTGTGGCCAATGACGAAGAGCGCATGCTTGCGGAAAAGTCGAAACAAAAGGTTATCGAAATGTTTCCCGGCCAGGCCGTGGTAACCCCCATTTTACCGCAGGCAACCTTTTTCCCGATCAAGGGTGACGAGGAATATCACCAGGATTATTACAAGAAGTCCCCGATTCGTTACAAGTACTACCGTTTCGGCTGTGGACGCGATAAACGCCTGACCACCATCTGGGGCGACCAGGCCACCCACTAG